The following proteins are co-located in the Solanum pennellii chromosome 8, SPENNV200 genome:
- the LOC107026742 gene encoding probable aspartyl protease At4g16563: MASSSVFFTLLIFISMFLFYSASGTLVFPLTHSFSRTQFNSTHHLLKSTTVRSASRLHHHRHPHRQVSLPLTPGSDYTLSFSLGSQTISLYMDTGSDVVWLPCHPFDCILCEGKYNPTSIPNPGPINLTSAVPVSCKSRACSAVHSSLPSSDLCTIAKCPLEDIEISDCKSYSCPPFYYAYGDGSFIAKLYSDELSIPMSSPSLILKNFTFGCAHSALGEPIGVAGFGRGTLSLPAQLANNSPEIGNYFSYCLVSHTFDTNQVHRPSPLILGRYSIDEKMKQMKNYYSDYAYTPMLENPKHPYFYSVGLEGVSIGKTKIPAPASLRRVDRRGNGGMVVDSGTTFTMLPLKFYETVVTEFDRRVGPVLKRAIPVEEKTGLHPCYYMDSGSKNVPQLLLHFGGNSSVVMPRRNYFYEFVDDEKVKRKVGCVMLMNGGDEGESGPAGILGNYFQQGFEVVYDLEKKRVGFAKRKCASLWDNLNQH; this comes from the coding sequence ATGGCTTCCTCTTCTGTTTTCTTCACTCTTCTCATTTTCATCTCTATGTTCCTTTTCTATTCTGCTTCTGGAACGTTGGTTTTCCCTTTAACccattctttttcaagaacccAATTCAACAGTACTCATCATCTTCTAAAATCCACCACTGTTCGCTCCGCCTCTCGTCTCCATCACCACCGTCATCCCCACCGTCAAGTTTCTCTTCCTCTAACTCCGGGAAGTGATTACACTCTCTCCTTTTCACTTGGGTCTCAGACTATTTCGCTATACATGGATACTGGTAGCGATGTCGTTTGGCTCCCCTGTCATCCATTTGATTGTATTCTCTGTGAAGGGAAGTATAATCCtacctctatccctaaccctggTCCTATCAACCTCACCTCCGCCGTCCCTGTCTCGTGCAAGTCACGTGCTTGTTCCGCCGTTCACTCTTCGTTACCGTCCTCCGACCTCTGTACTATAGCGAAATGCCCACTTGAAGATATTGAAATTTCTGATTGCAAGTCGTACTCGTGTCCACCCTTTTACTATGCTTATGGTGATGGAAGTTTCATCGCGAAGCTTTACAGCGATGAATTATCAATACCCATGTCGTCTCCATCgttgattttgaagaattttaCATTTGGGTGTGCACACAGTGCTCTCGGTGAACCCATCGGAGTAGCTGGATTTGGCCGGGGGACACTTTCATTGCCGGCGCAACTCGCGAATAACTCCCCGGAAATCGGAAATTACTTCTCTTATTGTTTAGTTTCTCACACTTTTGACACCAATCAAGTTCATCGACCGAGTCCGCTCATTCTCGGCCGATACTCAATCGATGAAAAAATGAAACAGATGAAGAATTATTACTCCGATTACGCTTACACCCCAATGCTCGAGAACCCAAAACATCCATATTTCTACAGCGTCGGACTCGAAGGTGTATCAATCGGAAAAACAAAAATCCCGGCGCCGGCGAGTTTACGGCGAGTTGACAGAAGAGGAAACGGCGGAATGGTGGTGGATTCCGGTACAACTTTCACTATGTTACCTTTGAAGTTCTATGAAACAGTGGTGACTGAATTCGACCGGAGAGTTGGACCGGTTTTGAAAAGAGCAATCCCGGTCGAGGAAAAAACCGGTCTTCACCCGTGTTACTATATGGACTCCGGTTCAAAAAATGTGCCGCAGCTGTTACTACATTTTGGGGGAAATTCCAGTGTGGTGATGCCCAGGAGAAACTATTTTTATGAGTTCGTTGATGATGAGAAAGTGAAAAGAAAAGTAGGATGTGTGATGTTGATGAACGGTGGTGATGAAGGGGAAAGTGGGCCCGCAGGGATATTAGGAAATTATTTTCAACAAGGATTTGAAgttgtttatgatttagaaaagaagagagttgGATTTGCAAAAAGGAAGTGCGCATCTTTGTGGGATAACTTGAACCAACACTAA
- the LOC107028054 gene encoding small heat shock protein, chloroplastic-like isoform X2, translated as MAFRTALRRISSFYNLLNNAPSSRVLTGSLAPLTSRFLSYAGSVSVTDSNEESFIINACGGSFARFEQFPIHRGACDAYMINPFQISGPGGAYEAKNIEEGMHVRMEMPGIDKEDVKVLISYGTIIIKGEGKKESTYEDSGRTYSANIEICSNSYEAQSMEANMKNGVLRMLIPKSKTPQKVTGSNYEIKVK; from the exons ATGGCGTTTCGTACTGCTTTAAGGAGAATAAGTTCTTTCTACAATTTACTCAACAATGCGCCTTCTTCACGAGTACTTACTGGTTCGCTTGCACCGTTAACTTCTCGATTCTTAAGCTACGCAGGTAGTGTTTCCGTTACGGATTCCAATGAAGAAAGCTTCATCATTAATGCCTGTGGAGGTTCCTTCGCTCGATTTGAGCAGTTCCCTATTCATCGCG GTGCATGTGATGCATACATGATAAATCCGTTTCAAATTTCTGGACCTGGAGGGGCATATGAGGCTAAGAATATAGAGGAGGGGATGCACGTGAGAATGGAAATGCCTGGAATCGACAAGGAAGACGTGAAGGTGTTGATTTCGTATGGGACTATCATCATAAAGGGTGAAGGAAAGAAGGAGTCTACGTATGAGGACAGTGGAAGAACGTACAGTGCTAACATTGAAATCTGTTCGAATTCGTATGAGGCTCAGTCTATGGAAGCAAACATGAAGAATGGTGTTCTTAGGATGCTAATCCCCAAGTCTAAGACTCCTCAGAAGGTGACTGGCTCTAATTATGAGATAAAAGTTAAGTAA
- the LOC107028054 gene encoding small heat shock protein, chloroplastic-like isoform X1, whose product MAFRTALRRISSFYNLLNNAPSSRVLTGSLAPLTSRFLSYAGSVSVTDSNEESFIINACGGSFARFEQFPIHRGACDAYMINPFQISGPGGAYEAKNIEEGMHVRMEMPGIDKEDVKVLISYGTIIIKGEGKKESTYEDSGRTYSANIEICSNSYEAQSMEANMKNGVLRMLIPKSKTPQKDSTRVQQHFGVSEQF is encoded by the exons ATGGCGTTTCGTACTGCTTTAAGGAGAATAAGTTCTTTCTACAATTTACTCAACAATGCGCCTTCTTCACGAGTACTTACTGGTTCGCTTGCACCGTTAACTTCTCGATTCTTAAGCTACGCAGGTAGTGTTTCCGTTACGGATTCCAATGAAGAAAGCTTCATCATTAATGCCTGTGGAGGTTCCTTCGCTCGATTTGAGCAGTTCCCTATTCATCGCG GTGCATGTGATGCATACATGATAAATCCGTTTCAAATTTCTGGACCTGGAGGGGCATATGAGGCTAAGAATATAGAGGAGGGGATGCACGTGAGAATGGAAATGCCTGGAATCGACAAGGAAGACGTGAAGGTGTTGATTTCGTATGGGACTATCATCATAAAGGGTGAAGGAAAGAAGGAGTCTACGTATGAGGACAGTGGAAGAACGTACAGTGCTAACATTGAAATCTGTTCGAATTCGTATGAGGCTCAGTCTATGGAAGCAAACATGAAGAATGGTGTTCTTAGGATGCTAATCCCCAAGTCTAAGACTCCTCAGAAG gATTCGACAAGGGTGCAGCAACATTTTGGAGTATCCGAGCAGTTTTGA
- the LOC107026931 gene encoding vesicle-associated protein 1-1-like — protein MSSGELLKIEPLELKFPFELKKQIYCSIHLSNNTEEHVAFKVKTTNPKKYCVRPNTGIVSPRSTSDVIVTMQAQKEAPSDMQCKDKFLLQSVVATPGVAAKDITQEMFNKEDGRVVDECKLKVIYLPTAQPPFPVAEGSEEGSPPKESMKDNGHENGSEAKSVISRLMAEKAAALQQSNKLRQELELVKRDMTRSRRGGVSFILVVVVGLLGILLGYILKKS, from the exons ATGAGCAGTGGAGAGCTTCTGAAAATCGAACCCCTTGAGCTCAAATTTCCCT TCGAGTTGAAGAAGCAGATCTATTGCTCGATTCATTTGTCAAATAATACTGAAGAGCATGTCGCTTTCAAG GTCAAAACGACGAACCCCAAAAAGTATTGTGTTCGACCCAATACAGGGATTGTGTCGCCCCGATCGACTTCTGATGTTATAG TTACAATGCAAGCTCAGAAGGAGGCCCCTTCTGACATGCAATGCAAGGACAAGTTTCTACTTCAGAGTGTAGTTGCAACTCCTGGTGTTGCTGCCAAAGATATTACTCAAGAAATG TTCAATAAGGAGGATGGACGTGTTGTTGATGAGTGCAAGTTGAAAGTGATTTATCTTCCCACAGCTCAGCCACCATTCCCGGTTGCAGAAGGATCAGAAGAAGGTTCTCCGCCAAAGGAATCCATGAAAGATAATGGCCATGAAAATGGTTCTGAg GCAAAATCGGTTATTTCCAGATTGATGGCTGAAAAGGCTGCTGCCCTTCAGCAGAGCAACAAACTTCGTCAAGAGCTG GAACTTGTAAAACGTGATATGACTAGAAGTCGCAGAGGTGGCGTTTCCTTCATCCTTGTTGTCGTGGTTGGCTTGCTGGGAATACTTTTGGGGTACATTCTCAAAAAGTCATGA
- the LOC107026939 gene encoding leukocyte receptor cluster member 1 homolog, whose protein sequence is MGGHGGLNILPQKRWNVYNFDNREKVKRDEEAAAKEEQLKQEQSRKRDSEYRLEQLRQARGLSSAAAPSSSSSSHVKKSSSEQKSPEEKPGKKDSNHINLFEGIRIFDPVKAKDEEKDGRDKKRAKKEQPPRVITPEDEKYRLGYGIVGKGTKLPWYLEKPKEDSGEKSDEDNDYSRPVKKSNGKKTVEELRQERLERERKEKGRERALLMEKNRRDGGFSRRR, encoded by the coding sequence ATGGGAGGCCATGGAGGTTTGAACATTCTTCCACAGAAGCGATGGAACGTGTACAACTTCGATAACCGTGAGAAAGTAAAGCGAGACGAGGAAGCCGCGGCTAAAGAGGAACAGCTCAAGCAGGAACAATCTCGTAAGCGCGATTCCGAGTATCGGCTCGAGCAGCTCCGTCAAGCCCGTGGATTATCATCAGCAGCAGCGCCGTCGTCTTCATCGTCAAGTCACGTCAAAAAATCGTCATCAGAACAGAAATCGCCGGAGGAGAAACCGGGAAAGAAGGATTCTAACCACATCAACTTGTTCGAAGGGATTCGAATCTTCGATCCAGTTAAAGCAAAAGATGAGGAGAAAGACGGAAGGGATAAGAAGAGAGCGAAGAAAGAGCAACCGCCGAGAGTTATTACTCCGGAGGATGAGAAGTATAGGTTAGGGTATGGGATTGTTGGTAAAGGAACGAAATTGCCATGGTATTTGGAGAAACCGAAAGAGGATTCCGGTGAAAAGAGTGACGAAGACAATGATTACTCCAGACCTGTGAAAAAGAGTAATGGGAAAAAGACAGTGGAGGAATTGCGACAAGAGAGGTTGGAGAGGGAGAGGAAGGAGAAGGGAAGAGAAAGAGCTTTGTTAATGGAGAAGAATCGAAGAGATGGAGGATTCTCGCGACGAAGATGA
- the LOC107028056 gene encoding phosphatidylinositol/phosphatidylcholine transfer protein SFH11: MRTSKETFKEILISAGIKGSSHKEGESTKQKSKILHPPIETFWQLPPTKEQKKSIKSRTAKTIMSLTLKKKSKSLQIILGGSHDPKDEQIVDSFRQLVFLEGQLIDKNNDYHTLLRFLRMRDYDLQKAKNMYLNYLKWREEFHVDEISKEFMFEEFNEVKQCYPHGFHGVDRYGRPIYIERIGMVNLTRLLEVTTIERFVKYHVSEQEKTLNWRFPSCSLAAKKHIASTVSIVDVKDVGISNFSKPARLLFLEIQKIDSHYYPETLHRLFIINAGSGFRVLWKAIKAFLDQRTLAKIQVLGSNYTKTLLEVIDPSNLPTFLGGNCKCSEYGGCLFSDKGPWNDPSVTTLLQAMLEVEEENIDDEEQNCSASKDSFDGLTPDNVSIKDVYDVTPSRDDTFGQPVLQKILTLQSVVNDTKSKIQALEAALTDMTSVIEGLGQPIEELKKQILVSKLRA; encoded by the exons ATGCGTACATCCAAAGAAACGTTTAAGGAAATACTAATTTCCGCTGGCATAAAAGGAAGTTCTCATAAAGAAGGAGAGTCTACTAAACAGAAGTCCAAAATTCTCCATCCTCCCATAGAGACTTTTTGGCAATTGCCTCCAACAAAAGAGCAGAAGAAGTCTATCAAATCAAGAACCGCGAAAACCATAATGTCTTTGACATTAAAGAAAAAGAGCAAAAGTTTGCAAATAATTCTTGGAGGATCACATGATCCTAAAGATGAACAAATTGTTGATTCATTTCGTCAGTTGGTTTTTCTTGAGGGTCAGCTGATAGATAAAAACAATGACTATCATACGCTTTTAAG ATTTCTTAGAATGAGGGATTATGATCTTCAAAAAGCAAAGAACATGTATTTGAACTATTTGAAGTGGCGAGAGGAGTTTCATGTGGACGAAATTTCCAAG GAGTTCATGTTTGAGGAATTCAATGAGGTTAAACAGTGTTATCCTCATGGATTTCACGGTGTAGATAGATATGGTCGACCAATATACATTGAAAGAATTGGAATGGTAAATCTCACTAGGCTACTTGAAGTAACTACtattgagagatttgtgaaaTATCATGTGTCTGAACAAGAGAAAACATTGAACTGGAGATTCCCTTCATGTTCACTAGCTGCAAAGAAACATATAGCTTCCACCGTCAGCATCGTGGATGTGAAGGATGTG GGAATTTCAAACTTTTCGAAGCCTGCAAGGCTTCTCTTTCTGGAAATTCAGAAGATTGACAGTCACTATTATCCAGAG ACGTTGCATCGCCTTTTTATCATCAATGCTGGATCTGGATTCAGAGTCTTGTGGAAAGCAATCAAGGCATTTCTTGATCAACGCACCCTAGCAAAGATTCAA GTGCTCGGGAGCAACTACACGAAGACCTTACTAGAAGTTATTGATCCAAG TAATCTTCCAACTTTCCTCGGTGGCAACTGCAAATGTTCCGAATATGGAGGCTGCCTTTTTAGCGATAAAGGACCATGGAATGACCCTTCAGTTACAACTTTACTTCAG GCAATGCTTGAAGTTGAAGAGGAGAATATCGATGATGAAGAACAGAATTGTTCTGCTTCAAAAGATTCCTTTGATGGTCTTACT CCGGATAATGTAAGTATTAAGGATGTCTATGATGTGACTCCATCAAGAGATGATACTTTTGGACAGCCAGTTCTACAGAAGATCCTAACACTTCAAAGTGTAGTCAATGACACAAAATCA AAAATCCAGGCATTGGAAGCTGCTCTTACGGACATGACATCG GTGATAGAAGGACTTGGACAACCAATTGAAGAGctgaaaaaacaaatattagtATCAAAGTTAAGAGCTTGA
- the LOC107028174 gene encoding uncharacterized protein LOC107028174, which translates to MEKSKCQKQTLFSVANLKLPSFQVVVVNADLGCTHCRNRISQIMSRITGMREYTIDVGKKQVIVRGDVRNHLQGKNGAVKNHKINEHHSRIFAFFFSLLNFHWSTSKKMTD; encoded by the exons ATGGagaaatcaaaatgtcaaaaacaAACTTTGTTTAGTGTTGCTAATCTTAAGCTTCCCTCA TTTCAGGTGGTGGTGGTGAATGCAGATTTGGGATGCACACATTGTAGGAACAGAATATCTCAAATCATGTCAAGAATAAcag GGATGAGGGAGTATACAATAGATGTGGGTAAAAAGCAAGTGATTGTAAGAGGAGATGTTAGAAATCATCTCCAGGGAAAAAATGGTGCAGTAAAGAACCACAAGATCAATGAACACCATAGCCGGATTTTCGCCTTCTTCTTTAGTTTACTGAACTTCCATTGGAGCACGAGCAAGAAGATGACTGATTAA
- the LOC107027864 gene encoding 14.7 kDa heat shock protein-like: protein SRKSQIDREKCLALSIRKAAGASTLFKLLSSKSQFTTAAPSITRFFSSITTSDSNSLSNEQKNSTQPILVTGSPQEFKMENPFQSAGPKEVLEVDTLKDGILVRVAMPGVGEDGIKVWLENNTVYFTGKGDIEVESEESGRKYGGSLEFSTDCCKAEKVEAQMKNGILRMVIKGEMGED from the exons TCGAGAAAATCACAAATTGATCGGGAAAAATGTCTGGCTCTAAGTATCAGAAAAGCCGCCGGAGCATCGACACTTTTCAAGTTACTCAGTTCTAAGTCCCAATTTACTACCGCCGCTCCTTCAATCACACGCTTTTTTTCCTCCATTACAACTTCAGATTCAAATTCCTTGAGCAATGAGCAGAAAAACTCTACTCAGCCAA TTCTGGTGACGGGTTCTCCACAAGAATTCAAGATGGAGAACCCGTTTCAGTCAGCAGGACCGAAAGAGGTGCTAGAAGTGGATACACTGAAGGATGGTATACTTGTGAGAGTGGCAATGCCTGGCGTTGGTGAAGATGGGATTAAGGTCTGGTTAGAGAACAACACGGTTTACTTCACTGGCAAAGGAGACATTGAAGTGGAATCTGAGGAATCAGGGAGGAAATACGGAGGGAGTCTCGAGTTTAGCACTGATTGCTGTAAAGCTGAGAAGGTTGAAGCACAAATGAAAAATGGTATTCTTAGAATGGTAATTAAAGGTGAGATGGGAGAAGATTGA
- the LOC107027125 gene encoding small heat shock protein, chloroplastic-like, which translates to MATSLALRRATASSLFNRLVNPVRSASAFRSFNTNTQMTAYDQDDRGVDVDRRSDRSVSRRDAFPSLFSDVFDPFSPPIRSVSQLLNMMDQMMDSPLVAAPRAMGAGVGARRGWDVKEDDNALYIKMDMPGLDKENVKVAVEENTLIIKGEGEKESENEEYRRRYSTRLEIPQNIYKLDGIKAEMKNGVLKVAVPKVKQEERKDVFDVKIE; encoded by the exons ATGGCAACTTCACTTGCTCTAAGGAGGGCCACCGCCTCATCACTATTCAACAGGCTCGTCAATCCTGTTCGTTCTGCATCTGCTTTCCGTTCATTCAATACTAACACTCAGATGACTGCTTATGATCAGGATGATCGTGGTGTTGATGTTGACCGCCGGTCCGATCGATCCGTCTCTCGCCGTGATGCTTTTCCTAGTTTATTCTCAG ATGTATTTGATCCATTTTCGCCACCAATTAGGAGCGTGAGCCAATTGCTGAACATGATGGATCAAATGATGGATTCTCCACTTGTAGCTGCACCGCGTGCAATGGGCGCCGGAGTTGGAGCAAGAAGAGGATGGGATGTAAAGGAGGACGATAACGCTCTGTATATAAAAATGGACATGCCTGGACTCGATAAGGAGAATGTGAAGGTGGCGGTGGAGGAGAACACACTGATAATCAAAGGAGAAGGCGAGAAAGAGTCGGAGAATGAAGAGTATAGAAGGAGGTACTCTACTAGACTTGAAATTCCTCAAAATATCTACAAATTGGATGGAATCAAGGCGGAGATGAAGAATGGAGTGTTGAAAGTTGCTGTTCCAAAGGTGAAGCAAGAAGAAAGGAAGGATGTTTTCGATGTTAAAATTGAGTGA